One region of Acidimicrobiales bacterium genomic DNA includes:
- a CDS encoding DUF5615 family PIN-like protein, whose protein sequence is MRFLVDESLSARVAALLLDAGHDAVHVGDRSLLGAEDAQVMASAAAENRVLVSSDTDFGELLALGRHPGPSVVLLRQAPRRPEAQVGLDLANIDAAENELARGAVLVIAPGRARLRALPIEPQS, encoded by the coding sequence GTGAGGTTCCTCGTCGACGAGTCTCTGTCGGCGCGCGTCGCTGCCCTGCTGCTCGACGCCGGCCACGACGCCGTTCATGTCGGAGACCGGAGCCTGCTCGGCGCTGAAGATGCTCAGGTCATGGCCTCCGCAGCCGCCGAGAACCGGGTGCTCGTCTCGTCCGACACTGACTTCGGCGAACTGCTGGCTCTCGGTCGGCATCCCGGGCCGAGCGTCGTGCTGCTGCGTCAGGCGCCGCGCCGCCCCGAGGCCCAGGTGGGACTCGATCTCGCCAATATCGACGCGGCCGAAAACGAGCTGGCGCGCGGCGCCGTGCTGGTCATTGCTCCCGGCCGGGCGCGCCTCCGGGCGCTGCCGATCGAGCCGCAGTCCTGA
- a CDS encoding DUF433 domain-containing protein: MAFERISVDHRIMGGVPCVRGTRIPVATVVGMVADGMTTEEILADFPQLSAEDVQEALRYAALAVDERELPLRSTP, translated from the coding sequence ATGGCGTTCGAGCGGATCTCGGTGGACCACCGGATCATGGGTGGGGTGCCCTGTGTCCGGGGTACCCGGATCCCGGTGGCCACGGTCGTGGGCATGGTGGCCGACGGTATGACCACCGAGGAGATCTTGGCCGACTTCCCGCAGCTCTCGGCCGAGGACGTCCAGGAGGCCCTGCGCTACGCCGCGCTCGCTGTCGACGAACGCGAGCTGCCCCTGCGCTCCACTCCGTGA
- a CDS encoding universal stress protein has translation MAAEVIAAAWPEDSDVTLLTIGSDGGQLADGVHAAEAVLAPRQVERRQISSEDVLEEILAEARLGYGVVAVGAADAPLPGGVLSPVVDDLLARAEVPTVVVRRGRDPEGPLPAAFGRALVGVAGSASSRAAQEVAFRMSRQLGTQVSAVHVVTRTPGDQGRRARSGAGAGRDVLTGAASHGRDLGVDVRTISRESALAGEAIVETAETEHSELVVLGATARTMEGRPFLGHTVEYVLENAACTVVVVVLPNPAPATTGPDRALEG, from the coding sequence GTGGCGGCGGAGGTCATAGCTGCGGCCTGGCCCGAGGACTCCGACGTAACCCTGCTCACCATCGGCTCGGACGGAGGCCAGCTGGCCGACGGGGTCCACGCAGCCGAGGCGGTGCTGGCCCCGCGGCAGGTGGAGCGGCGCCAGATCAGCTCCGAGGACGTGCTCGAGGAGATCCTGGCCGAGGCCCGCCTCGGCTATGGAGTTGTGGCTGTGGGCGCCGCCGACGCCCCACTCCCCGGCGGTGTGCTCTCACCTGTCGTGGACGACCTGCTGGCCCGGGCCGAGGTGCCAACCGTCGTGGTGCGACGCGGCCGGGACCCCGAGGGCCCTCTCCCGGCCGCCTTCGGTCGGGCCCTGGTCGGGGTGGCGGGGTCCGCCTCCTCCCGGGCGGCCCAGGAAGTGGCCTTTCGGATGAGCCGGCAGCTGGGCACCCAGGTCAGCGCGGTCCATGTGGTGACTCGGACACCGGGGGACCAGGGAAGGCGCGCCCGAAGCGGAGCGGGCGCCGGTCGGGACGTGCTGACGGGGGCGGCTTCCCACGGTCGCGACCTCGGAGTCGACGTGCGGACGATCAGCCGCGAGAGCGCCCTGGCCGGAGAGGCGATCGTCGAGACGGCCGAAACGGAGCACTCCGAGCTCGTGGTCCTGGGCGCGACGGCGCGGACGATGGAGGGGCGGCCCTTCCTCGGGCACACCGTCGAGTACGTGCTCGAGAACGCCGCCTGTACGGTCGTGGTCGTCGTGCTGCCCAACCCTGCCCCGGCGACGACCGGACCGGACCGAGCCCTCGAGGGCTGA